The genomic region CGGGCAATTCGTTCGGCATGGTGGTAAGGAATTTCAAAATGTACAACCGGATTCATGTTGAATTTATTTAGTGGTTTGATAACCCATTTCTTTCCCTAATTTTTCATAGACCAAATCGTTGGGTTCCCAAAGTTCTACTTTATTTCCTTCCGGATCCAGCAGGTGGACAAATTTTCCATAATCATATTCCTGAATAGTATCCAAAACCACTACACCTTCCTTTTTCAGTTCGGCAGTAAGCAATTCCAAATTTTCAACCCGGTAATTGATCATAAATTCCTTGGTGGATGGCTCAAAATAGTTGGTTTTTTCACTGAATGGACTCCATTGTAAAAATCCTTTCCGGGTGCTATCGGCTCCTTGGTAAAATTCAAACACAGAACCATACGGATTTACTTGTAATCCCAAATGCGTTTGGTACCATTCCCTCACTTGTTTGGGGTTTTTGCATTTGAAAAAAATGCCTCCTATTCCGGTTACTTTTTTAAATTTTGGCAAAGGGGAAGTGAAGGTTTTAAAACCATATCCGGCTAAAAATGCACTTAAAACCAGCAAGCATAATAGGAAAAATTTTTTCATGTACAAAGTGGGTTAGGAGGGTGGGTGGTAAGGGGGAATTTGGAATTTGTAGCTTTATTGACTTTGTTTTAATGTTTTTCTAGTTTGTACTTTATGTTGAATTGGTGTAAACTAAGGTGGTAAACTACTTACCCCCCATTAAAAACCCTAATAACTTTTCATTCACCCATTCCGGATTATCCATTTGTATAAAATGTCCACTCCCGGGATCGTAAAGTATTTCAGGCTTTTGGCTGCAATAGTCGGCGGTTCGTAAACTCAATTCCTTTCCCAAAGCCTTATCCTGTTCTCCCCACAAAACCAAAACCGGACATTGAATTTTAGCCCATTCTTGCTTTTTAAAGGATAATAACTCCTTAAAAGCAGAGCGGTAATAAGCCAAACTACCTTTGATAGCCCGGATATCTGAAAATGCTTTCTCATATTCCGGCATTTCCTCTTTTTTAAAAGCTTGTCGGTTGGCTAGCAAGGATTTGAAGGTTTTATGAAAAAAGCCTTTTTTCTGCATAAACCGCTCCGGTAATCCCGGAAGTTGAAAAAAGAAGATGTACCAGCTTCGCTTAATTTGTCTCCAGTTAAATTCCATAAATGCTCTCCGCATTTCTAAAGGATGTGGCATATTTAATATGGCCAACTTTTTAATTCGATCCGGATACTGACTTGCAAAAGCCCAGGAAACCGCTCCGCCCCAATCATGTCCAACCACCATCGCTTTTTCTTCTCCTAAGGCGGTAATGAACTGGGCTATGTCCAAGCTTAAATTGGCTATACTGTAATCGTTTAAGTTACCTGGTTTGTCACTTAAATTATAGCCTCTCATATCCAAGGCAACCACTCTGAAATGGTGAGATAACTCAGGTATTTGATTCCTCCAGCTATACCAAAAATCCGGATAACCATGCAGCAACAAAACCAATTCGCCCTGGCCTTGCTCCATATAGTGCAAGCGGATACCACTTGCTAAAGTTAAAAATTTCGATTCCATTTACTTAGTAATTTGTTATTGTTTACTCCAATCCTTCTAACTAACAGGTCCTACAATTGGGCTTAGAGCTTAATAATCTTCAAAACTTGTATGCCTTGTTTGGTTACAAGCTTCATCATGTAATTTCCGGAGGGTAAACTTTTTAAAGAAAGTTGTTGGGTAGGGTGTTCAATACTTCCCTTCAACCAAATCTTTCCGTCTATTCCAAGTATCTCATAACTGCTAGCATAGTCGGATGTTTCCAGGGTTAGAACATCAGTGGTAGGGTTTGGATAGGCTTTAATTCCTTGCCATGTTGCCACAGTAGGAGGGAGGCCGGTAAGGATATCCATTCCGGCTAGGTGGTTAAGTTCCTGGGAGTAGCTGTTGACAAAATCACCGCCCATCACCAACCTGTTTTCCCCGAGCAAAGCCAGGGTAGATATGGTTGAATCTACTACTACCAAGGGCGAAATTTCCAGCAGACCGGGACCGGTTTTATAGTTCATCAGGTTATTTCCAAAGGTCATCAGGCTGCTGCATTGAAAATCACCGGCGCATAACAAACCATTGGTAGTTGCAAGCATTTTTCGAATATTACCTTCAAAGTACACCATGCCACCTTGGTTGGGGTTGATAGGTAATTGTACTTGCCAGTCAAAGTTTTCAAGCACAGCCAGAGCGCAAGTATCGGTGTTTGAAAGGTAGTCACAGGCAGCATATAACTTGCCATTGTAACGTTCAAAATCATTCACCGGGGTAGGGGTTCCCATTCCCGAAATTTGAAACTGGTTGTTCCAATAACTGACCACATTTCTGCGCAATGCTCCGG from Bacteroidia bacterium harbors:
- a CDS encoding alpha/beta hydrolase, producing MESKFLTLASGIRLHYMEQGQGELVLLLHGYPDFWYSWRNQIPELSHHFRVVALDMRGYNLSDKPGNLNDYSIANLSLDIAQFITALGEEKAMVVGHDWGGAVSWAFASQYPDRIKKLAILNMPHPLEMRRAFMEFNWRQIKRSWYIFFFQLPGLPERFMQKKGFFHKTFKSLLANRQAFKKEEMPEYEKAFSDIRAIKGSLAYYRSAFKELLSFKKQEWAKIQCPVLVLWGEQDKALGKELSLRTADYCSQKPEILYDPGSGHFIQMDNPEWVNEKLLGFLMGGK
- a CDS encoding VOC family protein; translation: MPKFKKVTGIGGIFFKCKNPKQVREWYQTHLGLQVNPYGSVFEFYQGADSTRKGFLQWSPFSEKTNYFEPSTKEFMINYRVENLELLTAELKKEGVVVLDTIQEYDYGKFVHLLDPEGNKVELWEPNDLVYEKLGKEMGYQTTK